CGTCGTTTGCCGCAGTGCTGCCATTAGCGGTAGTTGTCGCCCACACCACTGAAGATGTCATCAAAACCGTCAAATGGTGTAACTCAACAAGAACGCCAATCACCGCCCGTGGCGCCGGTTCTGCTTTGGAGGGGAATACGATTCCCTCCGAAAATGGGATTGTGCTCGATCTATCCGAGATGAACAACATCCTCGAAGTCGATGTCGACAATCTGCAAGCAGTCGTCGAACCGGGCGTTATCTACGATAAACTGAACGAACGATTACGAAAAGATGGGCTCTTCTTTCCGCCATCCCCCGGTGGCAGCGCCGACGTGGCGACCATCGGCGGGATGGTGGCGACCAATGCGAGCGGCATCTATTCGGTGAAGTATGGTGGTACCCGCGAGCACGTTCTCGAACTGGAGGCGGTTACTGGCGCCGGCGATCTCGTTACCTTTGGCAATCGTTGTGTGAAACGTTCGAGTGGATACAATTTTACCGATTTTCTAAGCGGGAGTGAAGGCACCCTTGCCATCGTAACCCGGGTAACGTTGCGATTGAAAGGCTTACCACAAGCCAAGGGACAAAGTGCCTTCCGCTTCCCAACGGAAACTGCCGCCGTCGCAGCGATTGCCGAGATGATGCGATATGGACTCGATCTCGCCGCCGTTGAATACTTAGGGGAATCGACGGTTCGTGCAGTGAATAAACTTCGTGGTTACGGAATTGTCGAGCAACCGTTGCTCTTCCTCGAAGCGCATGGAAGCGACGCCTCGGTTGCCGAGACTTTGGAATTAGCGGCGTCGGTTGCCGAGTCGAACGAAGGGGAACCGTTAACGCTTCCCGCCGGACAAGACCCGTGGGAAGTGCGGCATTACACCACGCCCGCAATCAAATTGTATCGTGATGGCTGGCAGATTATTCGCAACGACGTTGGTTTTCCAGTGGCGCAACTTCCACAGGTCGTCGGCTATGTCCATGAGCAAGCGGCGCGATTACGCAAGGAACGCAATACCGAACTCGAGCTGTTTACGCTGGGGCATTGCGGCATGGGGGTGTTACATGCGCTGATGCTTGCCGACCCAAACGATGAAGCAAGCTGGGGCGCCGGCATGCAGTTGAATAAGTTGTTGAAAGAGTATGTCCTGACAATCGGGGGAACCCTGTCCGGTGAACATGGCATTGGATTGGGTCACAAAGACCTCTTTCCGTTGGAACATGGGGAGGTAGCGCTCAGTTTAATGCGTTCGATTCGGAAAGTGTTCGATCCGAATGGTATCTTGAATCCCGGGAAAATTTTCGATTGAATGTCTTGACTTTTAAGCAAAGGAGAAATCGCGGTTTCCTATGATCGACCGGAAAGACATTGAAGACGCGGTCAAGCAGATCATCGAGTTGTTTCGCCCCGAGCGGGTGATTCTTTTCGGTTCTTACGCTTACGGAACCCCTCATGAAGACTCGGATGTGGATTGTATGGTGATTTTACCATTCGATGGGAAACCGGTGCGGAAGGCAGCCGAAATAGCCACCGCGATAAAAAAACGCTTTCCACTTGACATCCTCGTACAATCTCCTGATCGCTGGGAAGCAAGGCTACATGCTCAAGACCCTTTCATCGTTGAGATAAACGAACACGGCATTGAGATGTATCGGCGTATGGTCGATGGTCGTGGAGTATCGAGATGAGCCAAACTCTCGACGACATAGTGAATGAATGGTTGGATAAAGCCGATGGTGATTTCCGAACGGCAAAACGGGAATTGATTGCCGACGAAGAACCAAATTACGACGCTGTCTGTTTTCATTCTCAACAATGTATCGAGAAACTACTCAAAGCATTGTTGGTGAAGTGCCGACAACCTAACCTGAAAACCCACGATTTAGCAATTCTTGCCGATAAAGTGGAAGCGAATTACCCGGGATTGGCGTTAGATCGTTTGCATCTAAACTTACTCACGAGTTATGCTACGCAGTATCGTTACCCCGGATATACCGCAGATGTCGACGACGCAAGCGATGCCTACGATATGTGTTGCAATATCCAATCGATCTTGCTACCGATGTTCTATAAAGAATGAACTCTCCACCTTCTGTCGCCATCCTTCTTCTCAATTATCGCGGTTGGAACGATACCATCGAGTGTCTGGAAAGTTTGTTCCGAATGGCGTATTCATCTTTTCGGATTATCGTTGTCGATAACAACTCGGAGGATGGCTCGCTCGATAAAATTGGGTTATGGGCAAAGGGAAAATTAAACCATTACTCACTGCCAAACCATCCCTGCAAACAATTCACTTTTCCTCCGATTGAAAAACCGATTCCGCTTACAATCGTTAATTCTCCCCGCAACGAAACGGCAGTTATTGGCTCCAACGAAAACCAACCGCGTCTTACACTTATACAGTCCGATGCGAATCGGGGATACGCCGCTGGTAATAATATTGGATTGCGTTTTATCCTCGAACATACTGAGTCGGAATTTGTTTGGCTGTTGAACAACGATACTGTTGTGAAACCCGATGCCTTATCGAAATTAGTGGAACGATTCCAAGCAAACCATTCCACCGGGATCTGCGGTTCGACATTGCTGTATTATGACGATCCGGAATTGGTGCAGGCAAGGGGCGGCGCTTGGTTTAAGCATTGGTTTGCCTATACTAAACATATCGGTGTTTTCACGAATGTGAATACTTCCTTCCGACTTGGGGATGTCGAACGGGATCTCGATTATGTATCAGGTGCATCGATGCTGTTATCCCGCCCGTTTCTGGAAGAAGTGGGATTGATGGAAGAGCGATATTTTCTCTACTTCGAGGAAATCGATTGGGCGACCCGGGCAAAACGACAAGGCTTTCAATTGCGATATGCACCGGAGAGCATCGTTTATCATAAGGAAGGCGCGGTTACCGGAGCGAACAATCGGCGCGGCTCAAAGACGCTACTGACGGATTTTTATGGACAACGCAACCGTTTGCTGTTTACGCGAAAACATTATCCGGTGGCACTTCCTACTGTTTGGTTGGCAATGCTCGCATCGGTGGGGGTACGGTGTTTGCGAAGGAAATACCGGATGGCATGGCAGTTACTTCAGATACTATTCGGCAAACGAACGCTCTAATCGATAACTTCGCGCTTGGGCTTTACTGCGGTAATCCAGATTGCATCGTACACGTTTTTGTGAAATACTCGCCAAAAGAGCGATCCGAAAAAATAATGCAAATCATGTAGCGCCTTCTTCCCACCGGTATTCTCATAATAGGGATCAAGCGCAGTTTCCCGAATTTCGAAGCCACAACGCTGCAGACAAACTTGCAACACTTTTGGCGTGAAGTGCGAAAGATGTAAGTACGGGGAAGACCCATTGAAACTGAATTTGGGAATGCCATACTTGCCAGTGTTTTGATATTTTTTCTTACCGAATAGTCGGGCGAAAGCTCTCACTTTTGATTTTAGTGATTGTAGCTCGTTCGGTACTGAGATGATTAGAACGCCATCTTCATGCAATAATTCATAACATTTGAGAATTATCTGCAACGGATCGGAGACGTGCTCTAAAACCTGAAACAACGTGATTACATCGAAGCGTTGTTCACCCCAATCGATTTCCGTTACTTCCCCTTTGTGAATGGTAAAACCATACTTCCGGCGGGCGATGCGAATCGCTGCGTCTGAGACTTCCGTACCAGCAACCGGCGAAAAGAAGTTCTGGGCGTAATGTAGAAATTGTCCGATGCCGGTTCCGATATCGAGCAGCGAACCACCGCGCCGGATTCTATGGAGTTTGGTTAGTCGCCGCATCCAGAGATCGTCGCGTCCCATTTCGTTCACCATCCACTCATCGGACTTTGTAGGTTGAGAATAAAAGGCAAGCAACTCGGCTGCCGTTGGACGAGGACTTAAGAAGAGAAACCCACAGGTTTTACAGCGCTGTAGACAGCACTTCCGGTCAATCGTAACAAGGCGATCCGATTGACAAAGTGGACATTGTTCCAATGATTCGGTTACAGCGGTGGTTTGCTCCATACAACTGTTAATGTAGTGATGTAAAGCACAGACTTCCAGCAAATTCAAAAAATATTTCGTATTATTGCCATATGACAAAACCCATTTCGCAAAGCAGCAACATCCGGGTGTTATTCTTTTGGATGTTGCAGTTCGCGTTGCTCGCAATGCCAATTGCGCTGCAGGGGCACAATCATACCCACTTTGGCAAGACATCAAACAGCGATGAACACTGTGTTATCTGCCAACTCGACCAAACAAATCAAGCAGGGGAGCCGGAGAGTGGAGAGCTGTCAGCTCCTACAATCCATGACTCATCCACCCCGATTCCGCTTGTAACGCACAACGATACGTCTCCCGATTATTCCTTTGCTCTACCTCGCAGCCCTCCTTTGTGTAGCAGTTTCGTTTCTTAGTCATTAATTCTCAAGGCTGTTATCACTCTCAGGAGGACAACTATGTCGCGCCATCCTTGGTTCGCGCTATTCTTTGTTATTCTCGCAGTTTCGACAATCATTGTATCCGGTTGCAAAGATGACGATCCAATCTCGTCCAATCCAACCGACAATGATCATGCCGAAGCTGAAGGTCTCATTCTACGCTTAAATGGCGTTTCAATCGTGACGGTAGATTCCGGTGTTGTAACCGGAGAAATCGAAATTGGGTTAGGGGAAGAAACCGATCTAATCCGAACCCGGTTTATCGATCCGGACGGCGATGAGTTTGTCCCATCAGTTGACCATCACCGAATCAGCATCGTTATCGCCGACACCAGTATCGCTGAATATGAGCAACATACCGGTGAAGCATGGGATTTTCACATTATCGGCAAACAGGCTGGAGAGACCAGTGTCGTCATTGGAGTTCTCCACGGCGATCATCTTGATTTCCGAACGCCGGTAATTCCGATTCACGTCGAACAGGAACCAGTTGGATTAATTTTTGTGAATCCGGCGACCCACGATACTGTCCGCGTGAATGCCGGTACCGTGACCGGCGCCGTTAACGTTCCGAATAACTCAACTGTCAATTTCAATGTGCAATTCGTCGATCAGTCGGGAGGGTTTTTTACTCCCGAAGTCGAGGAAGGTCACTCGTTAGGTTGGGTAATCGGAGATACTACAATTGTCTCGGGCTCGCAACCCGGTTCCGAACCTTGGACGCTCGCGATGCAAGGACGGTCAGCCGGTCAGACGACAATCGTACTGCGGCTGCTGCATAACGGGCACAGCGATTACAGCACGCCGCAATTACCCGTAACGGTACCGTAAGCGATGGCATGTAAAGTAGGAATCAGCTGGATGAGCGGTTTGCTGCCGCTCATCCTGTTGGCTTATTACGCCAACGCAGCAGATATCGCTCAGTTTAGCGGTACCGCTACGCTTGTAGGAACGGTTGTTGATAACGAGAATAACGAGCCGGTTGGATGGTGTGACTTCTATCTACCTGAAATAAAACGGTTTGGTCGGGCTGATGAGTTTGGTAAGTTTTTTGTCTCGAACCTCCCTGCTGGTGAGTACACGCTGTTCGTCCGTCGCATCGGTTATCGCGAATGGAATCGCCGTATTTCGCTATTGCCGGGCGACCCGATTCGACTCGCGGTAAAAATGACGTTAACGCCGGTAAAACTCGCAGAAATCGTTGTCGAGGAAAAAGCAAACCGGATGGCAACCACTTCGCAAACGCCCGTGCTTGATCTTTCCGGAGAACGGTTGCGGAGTACGATGGCGACTACGTTAGCGGCAACTTTGGAAAACGAACCGGGGATTGCGCTCCGAACGATGGGACCCGCCCCCGCTCGTCCCGTACTGCGCGGTTTGAGCGGTGACCGGTTACTGCTATTAGAAGACGGTTCGCGAACTGGCGATTTGTCGGCGACTGCCGCCGATCACGCCGTTGTGATCGACCCGATGAATGCGGAACGAATCGAAGTTTTACGCGGACCGGCGGCGTTGCGGTATGGTTCAAACACTCTTGGCGGAGTCATCAATTCAATCCGCGAGAACATACCTAATCCTTCAGTGCGCAAGCTGCATATCACGACCAGCACTCTGATCGAATCGGTGAATCGCGATGTTTCCAGTGGCATCGACGCCGTTGTACCGCTTCCCTATCAGGTAACCGGGCGGATTAATGGAAATCTGCAAAGCGCTGACGACCTTAAAACACCCATCGGTTTTCTGCAAAATACCGCCACGAACACTTCCCATGCCGGTATCGGGATAAGCGGTCGCACTCCATGGGGTTCGGTTGGCACTGCTTTCAACGAGTACCACTCTGAATACGGTATCCCCGGCGGATTCATTGGCGCTCACCCATCCGGTGTTCGAATAAAACTATACCGGAATCGAATCGAATCGCAGGTACAGATATTTGACTTCCAACAGTGGATACGTCAAATCGAAATCAAAGCGATTCGCACTCGTTATTACCATGCCGAATATGAAGCCGGCGGGTTTCTTGGCACCGAGTTCGGTACAGTACAATACGACGGCTCGCTTGACTTTCATTGGCGTCAAAACGATCCCTTGCGTAACGGTTTGTTGGGACTGGCTGTCGAGCAACGCGAGTATGCAACCGGCGGTTTTGTTTTTTCGCCCCCTGCTCGCGAGCGTAAAGCATCAGTTATTCTGTATCAAGAACACTCACACAATCAATGGACACTCACCGGAGCGGCGCGATTCGATTTCAATGAGATAAAGCCGAAAGAACAACGCATATCGGCGAGGATAGGCAAGCTAAGCCAACGACAGTTTTCTGAGTTTTCCGGCGGAATCACGGTCGATCGTGCGCTCACATCAAAGTGGACGGCGACAATCACCGGCATGCGAACTCATCGCTCGCCCGGCATTGAAGAATTGTATTCGGAGGGTCCGCATTTGGCGGCTTACTCGTATGAAGTCGGCAACCCGGAATTGGGCAGCGAACGCGCATGGGGCGGTGAAGTCGGAATGAAATACATGACGCAGGATTCCCGAGCAAACCTTACGTTCTTCTGGAATGAAATCGACGCCTACATATTTCCCCGCAACACCGGCTTACTAAATCCTCGCACGTTGTTAATGCAGTATCAGTACACGGGATACGATGCACGGATGTGTGGTGGCGAAGCGGCATGGGAAAAAACTTGGGGACGTTGGCAAACAATGACTTCGGCAAGCTATGTGCAAGGGGTGTTTCGCGAAACCGGAAGTCCAATGCCGCAAATTCCACCGCTATCGGGAAAACTCACTCTGAAATATCAATCGATCGAGTGGAGCGCTTCAGCTACGGTCTACGGCGCTTGGAAGCAAACACGAACCGCTGAGTTTGAAACTTCCACCTCACAGTACTTATCCGGAGACTGGCGATTCCAATACCAAGTTCCGTGGCGAGCAACGCTGCACACTTTTACTCTTTCGGTCGAGAATCTGTTGGATACTGACTATCGAAAGCATCTATCCAGGGTGAAATCAATCATGCCGGAAGCTGGGAGAAACGTGAAGTTATTCTACCGGATGTATTTCTGATGATTGAATCCACTGCATCATTATCGCTTTGCCAAATCGTGAACAGAGATGCACACGAATTCGGAAACAATCTCTTCTTCTCATTGTAAAGCGATATGTCAACCTCAGTGAGCGCGTGTGAAACTCACTATGAAACGAATTGTGATGTAATCATACAACTCTCGGTTCCGAGAGCTCGTTGTAGTGAATAACGTGAGAAATTTTTGCCTACCCTATTCAACTTCTCTGTTATTCGTTACTTCGATTGTTCTGTGACGTGAATAACCATACTACGTGTTGTGGCGTCACAGTCACATAACACTACTTGTTGCGTTTACTGCTAACAAAAACTTGACAGCGAGCCATCCCTTTCTCATCTTGGGGCGTCAATTCTTTGAAATTGTTTCATCCGGATTTTTCATGTTGATCGATCCAACAGGGCGCATCGTTTCGTTACAACAACCAGCGCAACGTATTGTTTCCTTGATACCATCATTGACCGAAACGCTGTTTGCAATCGGCGCTGGTAAGCGATTGGTCGGTGTTTCCAACTACTGTATCGCTCCTGCCAACGAAGTACAATTACTTCCTAAAGTAGGTGGACAAAAGAATCCGGACTTCGCGAAGATTGCCGAACTCACTCCTGATCTACTCCTTCTCAATCGCGAAGAAAACCGCCTTAGCGATTATCAGCGATTGGCGGAGAAATATCCGGTGTATGTCAGCGATGTCCGCCGGGTAAGCGATGTTCCTGACTTGTTACGCGATCTTGGTATTCTAACCGACTGTTATGAAGCTGCCGGATTATTAGCGAAGCGCACTGAGGATATATTAGCGCAAGTATCATTGCTAACCCGATGGATCAAACCGTTACGTGCGATCACCTTGATCTGGCATAAACCATTAATGACAACGAATGGCGATACCTATCTAAGCGATATGATGAAACGAGCCGGATTTGTCAATCCGTTTTTCGACTGTAGTGTCCGTTATCCGGAAATCTCAATCGAAGATATCCGACATGCAACACCTGATTGGATTCTGTTTCCTTCAGAACCACATCACTGGAGTCCAGAAGAGATTTCCGGGATAATGCAATCATTAACTGAATGTCATCCCGAAATTCGATTCCACGAAATCGACGGGGAAGCGGTCACCTGGTATGGCGCTCGCACTGCAGTTAGCTTGGAAAAAAGTATTATGGAGTTCGTCGAACGGATCCATCAACGCGGCGATACTCGAAAGTAGTCGACAGCGAGAAGCTATCCGCAAGCGCGGGTAAGGAACGCAAAATGCTTATTGAACGGGGAACTATAACTATGCGATTTATCGAGGAGAATTTGTTGGAAATGCGAGAAGAAACCATATCGAACCCAGTAGCGGAAAATCGAACGGTTTCACAACCGGGAACTGAACAAACATTGGAATCCGTTAAGCCGCGTGTCGAAAACAAACGACATCACACCGGCTCAGAACAAGTACATGAAAAAACGGAAGCAAACAAAGGTATGCGATTTGAACGATTTTTTACGAAACCAGGTATGAAGGTATTCGATTCGGTGGATTGGGAACTGCGTGATGCAGTAATCACCAGCGAGCGAGGTGAGGTTGTTTTTGAACAGCGTGGTGTTGAAATGCCGAAGAGCTGGTCGATGCTTGCCACCAACGTTGTAGTCTCGAAATACTTCAAAGGCGGCTACGGAACACCGGAACGCGAAAACAGCCTAAAACAATTGATCCACCGGGTAACCCGGACAATCACGGATTGGGGAATTCGTGGCAATTACTTCGAGGATGAAACCTCAGCAGAAAACTTTTACGACGAGTTATCGTTTATGATGCTGCACCAAGTTGCAGCTTTTAATAGCCCGGTTTGGTTCAATGTCGGTGTTGAAGAGCGGCCACAGTGTAGCGCGTGCTTCATCAATAGCGTCGAAGATACGATGGAGTCGATTCTCAATTTGGCGAAAACCGAAGGTATGCTGTTCAAGTATGGCAGCGGTACCGGTACCAATTTATCGTCGTTGCGTTCGAGCCGGGAAAAACTTACCAGCGGTGGCATTGCAAGCGGCCCCGTCAGTTTCATGAAGGGCTACGATGCGTTTGCCGGCGTGATAAAATCCGGCGGTAAAACCCGCCGCGCAGCAAAGATGGTGATTCTCAATGTCGGTCATCCCGACATCGCAGAGTTTGTCGAATGCAAAGTAAAGGAAGAGAAAAAAGCGTGGGCGCTAATTGATGCCGGATACGACGGTAGTTTCGGCGGTGAAGCTTACGGCTCGGTCTTTTTCCAGAATAGTAACAATAGCGTTCGCGTACCGGATATGTTTATGCAAGCGGTTGAAGAAGGCGGTTTTTGGCAGACCCGGGCAGTCCGCGGCGGCTTTGTTGTCGATTCCTATAAAGCCCAAGATCTGATGCATAAGATCGCCGAGGCAGCGTGGCAGTGCGGTGATCCCGGTCTACAATTCGATACCACCATCAACGACTGGCACACCTGTGCGAACACCGACCGAATCTATGCCTCCAATCCTTGCAGCGAGTATATGTTCCTTGACAATTCCGCTTGTAATCTGAGCTCGATCAATCTGTTGAAGTTCGGCAAGGATAATCGCGGCTTTGACATTGAAGGATTCCGGCATGCGGTTCGTACAATGATTCTCGCGCAGGAAATCGTCATCGATCCATCCAGTTATCCGACCCCGAAAATCGAAACGAATAGCCACGAATTCCGTCCATTGGGATTGGGATTTGCCAATCTTGGCGCTTTGCTTATGAGTTATGGTTATCCCTATGACGGTATCGAAGCCCGCGCGACTGCCGCTGCAATCACGGCTTTAATGACAGGCGAAGCGTATCGGATGTCGGCGCAAATTGCTATGAAGCAAGGACCGTTCAGCGGATTTGACAAGAACCGCGAATCTATGTTGCGGGTGATCCGGAAGCATCAAACTTCGGTTGATAATATCTCCGCCCGGCACTCGGTTTCGAAACCGTTACTTCGGGCTGCCCAACAGGCTTGGGAAGGCGCTTACTCCCTCGGTTCGGAATATGGTTATCGCAATTCGCAAGTAACTGTGTTAGCGCCGACCGGTACAATCGCATTCATGATGGATTGCGATACGACCGGCATCGAACCGGACATCGCTTTGGTGAAATACAAGAAACTGGTCGGCGGCGGTATGTTGAAGATTGTGAATAACACCGTCCCGCATGCTTTACGTGCATTAGGGTATGACGAATCGCAATCTCACGAAATCCTCAAGCATATCGAAACGAAAGATACGATTGAAGGGTGCCCGGTACTGAAAGCGGAGCATCTACCGGTGTTCGATTGCGCATTCAAACCCTATAACGGCGACCGCTACATTCCCTATATGGCACACGTGAAAATGATGGCGGCGGTACAACCGTTCTTGTCTGGCGCGATCTCGAAAACAGTGAATATGCCAAATAAAGCTACTGTTGAAGAGATTGAGCATGTTTACCTGCAGGCGTGGAAACTCGGTTTAAAATCAATTGCAATTTACCGTGACGGTTGCAAGCGTACTCAACCGCTGAATACCAGTCTCGAAGAAATCAAAAATGCTGGAAAGGCCATTGTTGTTCCAAAAGTCGCCAATCCTTTCCGGCACAAGTTACCGGACGAACGGGCATCGATCACCCATAAGTTTTCAATCATCGGTCATGAAGGTTACATCACAGTTGGGATGTACGA
This portion of the bacterium genome encodes:
- a CDS encoding FAD-binding oxidoreductase, which gives rise to MSYIELLQSLSNSVGDIVVTHPDTLAVAARDESSFAAVLPLAVVVAHTTEDVIKTVKWCNSTRTPITARGAGSALEGNTIPSENGIVLDLSEMNNILEVDVDNLQAVVEPGVIYDKLNERLRKDGLFFPPSPGGSADVATIGGMVATNASGIYSVKYGGTREHVLELEAVTGAGDLVTFGNRCVKRSSGYNFTDFLSGSEGTLAIVTRVTLRLKGLPQAKGQSAFRFPTETAAVAAIAEMMRYGLDLAAVEYLGESTVRAVNKLRGYGIVEQPLLFLEAHGSDASVAETLELAASVAESNEGEPLTLPAGQDPWEVRHYTTPAIKLYRDGWQIIRNDVGFPVAQLPQVVGYVHEQAARLRKERNTELELFTLGHCGMGVLHALMLADPNDEASWGAGMQLNKLLKEYVLTIGGTLSGEHGIGLGHKDLFPLEHGEVALSLMRSIRKVFDPNGILNPGKIFD
- a CDS encoding nucleotidyltransferase domain-containing protein: MIDRKDIEDAVKQIIELFRPERVILFGSYAYGTPHEDSDVDCMVILPFDGKPVRKAAEIATAIKKRFPLDILVQSPDRWEARLHAQDPFIVEINEHGIEMYRRMVDGRGVSR
- a CDS encoding HEPN domain-containing protein, which translates into the protein MSQTLDDIVNEWLDKADGDFRTAKRELIADEEPNYDAVCFHSQQCIEKLLKALLVKCRQPNLKTHDLAILADKVEANYPGLALDRLHLNLLTSYATQYRYPGYTADVDDASDAYDMCCNIQSILLPMFYKE
- a CDS encoding glycosyltransferase family 2 protein, which produces MNSPPSVAILLLNYRGWNDTIECLESLFRMAYSSFRIIVVDNNSEDGSLDKIGLWAKGKLNHYSLPNHPCKQFTFPPIEKPIPLTIVNSPRNETAVIGSNENQPRLTLIQSDANRGYAAGNNIGLRFILEHTESEFVWLLNNDTVVKPDALSKLVERFQANHSTGICGSTLLYYDDPELVQARGGAWFKHWFAYTKHIGVFTNVNTSFRLGDVERDLDYVSGASMLLSRPFLEEVGLMEERYFLYFEEIDWATRAKRQGFQLRYAPESIVYHKEGAVTGANNRRGSKTLLTDFYGQRNRLLFTRKHYPVALPTVWLAMLASVGVRCLRRKYRMAWQLLQILFGKRTL
- a CDS encoding class I SAM-dependent methyltransferase, with product MNLLEVCALHHYINSCMEQTTAVTESLEQCPLCQSDRLVTIDRKCCLQRCKTCGFLFLSPRPTAAELLAFYSQPTKSDEWMVNEMGRDDLWMRRLTKLHRIRRGGSLLDIGTGIGQFLHYAQNFFSPVAGTEVSDAAIRIARRKYGFTIHKGEVTEIDWGEQRFDVITLFQVLEHVSDPLQIILKCYELLHEDGVLIISVPNELQSLKSKVRAFARLFGKKKYQNTGKYGIPKFSFNGSSPYLHLSHFTPKVLQVCLQRCGFEIRETALDPYYENTGGKKALHDLHYFFGSLFWRVFHKNVYDAIWITAVKPKREVID
- a CDS encoding TonB-dependent receptor, whose product is MSGLLPLILLAYYANAADIAQFSGTATLVGTVVDNENNEPVGWCDFYLPEIKRFGRADEFGKFFVSNLPAGEYTLFVRRIGYREWNRRISLLPGDPIRLAVKMTLTPVKLAEIVVEEKANRMATTSQTPVLDLSGERLRSTMATTLAATLENEPGIALRTMGPAPARPVLRGLSGDRLLLLEDGSRTGDLSATAADHAVVIDPMNAERIEVLRGPAALRYGSNTLGGVINSIRENIPNPSVRKLHITTSTLIESVNRDVSSGIDAVVPLPYQVTGRINGNLQSADDLKTPIGFLQNTATNTSHAGIGISGRTPWGSVGTAFNEYHSEYGIPGGFIGAHPSGVRIKLYRNRIESQVQIFDFQQWIRQIEIKAIRTRYYHAEYEAGGFLGTEFGTVQYDGSLDFHWRQNDPLRNGLLGLAVEQREYATGGFVFSPPARERKASVILYQEHSHNQWTLTGAARFDFNEIKPKEQRISARIGKLSQRQFSEFSGGITVDRALTSKWTATITGMRTHRSPGIEELYSEGPHLAAYSYEVGNPELGSERAWGGEVGMKYMTQDSRANLTFFWNEIDAYIFPRNTGLLNPRTLLMQYQYTGYDARMCGGEAAWEKTWGRWQTMTSASYVQGVFRETGSPMPQIPPLSGKLTLKYQSIEWSASATVYGAWKQTRTAEFETSTSQYLSGDWRFQYQVPWRATLHTFTLSVENLLDTDYRKHLSRVKSIMPEAGRNVKLFYRMYF
- a CDS encoding helical backbone metal receptor, producing the protein MLIDPTGRIVSLQQPAQRIVSLIPSLTETLFAIGAGKRLVGVSNYCIAPANEVQLLPKVGGQKNPDFAKIAELTPDLLLLNREENRLSDYQRLAEKYPVYVSDVRRVSDVPDLLRDLGILTDCYEAAGLLAKRTEDILAQVSLLTRWIKPLRAITLIWHKPLMTTNGDTYLSDMMKRAGFVNPFFDCSVRYPEISIEDIRHATPDWILFPSEPHHWSPEEISGIMQSLTECHPEIRFHEIDGEAVTWYGARTAVSLEKSIMEFVERIHQRGDTRK
- a CDS encoding vitamin B12-dependent ribonucleotide reductase, which gives rise to MLIERGTITMRFIEENLLEMREETISNPVAENRTVSQPGTEQTLESVKPRVENKRHHTGSEQVHEKTEANKGMRFERFFTKPGMKVFDSVDWELRDAVITSERGEVVFEQRGVEMPKSWSMLATNVVVSKYFKGGYGTPERENSLKQLIHRVTRTITDWGIRGNYFEDETSAENFYDELSFMMLHQVAAFNSPVWFNVGVEERPQCSACFINSVEDTMESILNLAKTEGMLFKYGSGTGTNLSSLRSSREKLTSGGIASGPVSFMKGYDAFAGVIKSGGKTRRAAKMVILNVGHPDIAEFVECKVKEEKKAWALIDAGYDGSFGGEAYGSVFFQNSNNSVRVPDMFMQAVEEGGFWQTRAVRGGFVVDSYKAQDLMHKIAEAAWQCGDPGLQFDTTINDWHTCANTDRIYASNPCSEYMFLDNSACNLSSINLLKFGKDNRGFDIEGFRHAVRTMILAQEIVIDPSSYPTPKIETNSHEFRPLGLGFANLGALLMSYGYPYDGIEARATAAAITALMTGEAYRMSAQIAMKQGPFSGFDKNRESMLRVIRKHQTSVDNISARHSVSKPLLRAAQQAWEGAYSLGSEYGYRNSQVTVLAPTGTIAFMMDCDTTGIEPDIALVKYKKLVGGGMLKIVNNTVPHALRALGYDESQSHEILKHIETKDTIEGCPVLKAEHLPVFDCAFKPYNGDRYIPYMAHVKMMAAVQPFLSGAISKTVNMPNKATVEEIEHVYLQAWKLGLKSIAIYRDGCKRTQPLNTSLEEIKNAGKAIVVPKVANPFRHKLPDERASITHKFSIIGHEGYITVGMYEDGSPGEVFIKMSKEGSTISGLMDAFATSISMALQYGVPLRVLSSKFQR